Part of the Prunus dulcis chromosome 8, ALMONDv2, whole genome shotgun sequence genome is shown below.
attaaaatatatatttaatattggaccggtccggttcggtccgGTCCGGTGCTGTCTTGTGTAAAACCAGAATCGAAACCGGTTTGAACCGGTCAAGTCCGGTTCGGTCCGgttttgttgactttttaatcaactcggttttttccgattttttttttcatccggtccggttcggttttccGATTTTTCGGTTCATATGCCCACCCCTATCTAACAGCCACTAAAACCCAGCCAATACGACAACCGCGTTCTGGTCAGACTTTTCTAACCAAGTCCAGCTTGCTTGCTACGTAATATTTCCTTTCATCCCAACCACAAAATCTGCACCGTCCAAACCCCTtagaaatttctcaaaatcaACGGGGATCTATTTACCAAACTCTCCTCAGCCCTCCCCTATAAAAAGCCCTCTCCCTTCTCTCCTTAAACCCATCCTTCGCTTCTTAATCTTCATCTGCCTGCCTCTTAAACCCCATCACTTTCTCTGTCTTCATTCGCTCTTCTACAATGGCTCAATCCAACGCCGTCGTTTTGGTGCTAATGGCTGCCCTCTTGGTGGCCTCAACAAGGGCACAATCCCCTGCATCTTCCCCAGCCAAGTCCCCAGCCTCTGCCCCTTCTCCTTTGAGCACTCCACCCGCCTCCGCTCCTTCTCCTTTAAGCACTCCACCCGCTGCTTCACCTTCTCCTTTGAGTACCTCACCTTCTCCTTCGGGCACTCCACCCTCGGCTGCTCCTTCTGGCACTCCACCCTCGGCTGCTCCTTCTACATCTCCGGTCGCAGACGCTCCACCTTCTCCCCCATCGTCTTCTCCTGAATCTCCGGCCACCTCTCCCCCTTCTTCGGTCTCGGGATCCCCCACAGAAGCTCCTGCACCCAACGGTGCCGTTTTAAACAGGTTCTCCTTCGCGGGATCCGTGGCTGCTTGGGTTTTCGCTGCCGCCATGCATATGTAAAGAGGGAAAGTACAGCGGCAGTTTTctgaattttaataatttgttttattgtatttaatttactatatgattaattaattcattttgtAGTTGTTGATATATATAGGAATAAAAAGAGACACATTTTTTTGTCATCAGAATTGcaatctaatttttctttattttatattaaaaattatataattttgtaattgttgccaaattcacaattgaCAAGAAGCTGAGATTTGAGATTACAAATGAAAAAGCTGCAATCATGAattagaattttctttttagaaaattttattatgaagtaattttttttttgttcttctagTGATAAAGTAGTTGGAAAGAGAAATCCTCTCATGAGAATGAGAATAAGTCCACCctcttgtttttaaaatttaattctaATTTTGTCGTTTTGAATTAGCAAAACCAGTTGTAGATAGGTTTGTCATTGGGCATTGAAAGATCAATCTTCACCCTCAAGTTtttaacaaccaaaaaaaagagagagaaggaaatctCATGCTCAATGTAGAAATTGATTTTCCCTTATATTATTCATATGATcattatacaatatatatatatatataaagtttgTAGAGAATAATCTACAGTTACAACAAGTCATTATCTACAGTTATGGTCTAATAACAACGTAACTGACAACTGTCCATTTCCTATCATTAGTAGGATTAACTATTGTAACTCCATAACACTCCCCCGCAAATCGAGCGCACACAGCATAGCAagatttgaatgaagaaaccacATGGTGATGGAGATGGCAGTAGCAGTCGTCTGTAGTAGTCTAGTaagggaaacaaaaaagaagaactcCATAGGTGCAACAACGGCTTGAGAGAAACAAAgtaatagaaaaataaaaataatgccCATTGAGAGGCAGCAAGTGAAGGAGCGCATGGGCTCATGGAAGGAAGGAATAAAATGAAGGGT
Proteins encoded:
- the LOC117637728 gene encoding vegetative cell wall protein gp1-like → MAQSNAVVLVLMAALLVASTRAQSPASSPAKSPASAPSPLSTPPASAPSPLSTPPAASPSPLSTSPSPSGTPPSAAPSGTPPSAAPSTSPVADAPPSPPSSSPESPATSPPSSVSGSPTEAPAPNGAVLNRFSFAGSVAAWVFAAAMHM